The sequence below is a genomic window from Brevibacillus agri.
CGATCCGCGAGTGCAATCTGCTTATTTGGGTCACTCCCATCAGGCAGTTTGACATTATAGAAGATAGATAATCGAAGGGGGTTTTACGATGAAAAAACGAACGTTTGGCAAGTGGCTGTACCCGGTTGCGATTGCTTCTCTCGTCATGCTCAGCGCCTGTGGCGGCGGCGGGCAGCAAGCACAACAATCCGGCGGCGGGCAGACTGCAGCGACAGAGAGCAAAGAACCGATCAAGGTAGGGGCGATTTTCTCCCTGACTGGTCCGAACAGCCCGCTCGGCGTACCGGAAAAGCAGGCAGTTGAGCTGTTGGTCAAGGAAATCAACGGAGCAGGCGGTGTGGATGGCCGTCCGGTAGAGGTTGTGTTCGAAGACGACAAGTCGGATAACACCGAAGCGGTCAAAGCGATCAAGAAGCTCGTTTCCAAAGAAAAAGTAGTCGCTGTGCTCGGCTCGTCCGGCAGCGGCCCTTCCCTGGGGATGGCGGAGTTTGCCGCAGCCGAGAAGCTGCCGCTGATCTCGATGGCAGCCGCGGACCAGATTACCAACCCTGTGCGCGCAGGCATTTTCAAAACACCGCATACCGATGTGCACGGCACGAAGCGCATTTTTAAATATTTGAAAGAAAAAGGCATTACGAAAATCGCAACGCTCAACGACAGCAATCCGTACGGTAGCGGCTGGACGACCCAACTGCAAAAATACGCGCCGGAGTACGGCATTACGATTGTGGCAGAAGAGAAGTACGGGACGAAGGACCCGTCCATGAGCTCCCAGTTGACCAAAATCAAAGGCACGGATGCACAGGCGCTGATCGTGGCAGGTACCAACCCTGGCCCGGCGACGATTGTGAAGGAAGCGAAGCAGTTGAACCTCGGCATTCCGATCATCAGCAGCCACGGGTCGGCGAACAGCAAGTTTCTTGAGCTGGTTGGCGACGCGGGCGAAGGCGTCCTGATGGTAGCGGGCAAGCTGCTCGTGCCCGATCAGGTCGATGCGAACGACCCGCAAGCGGCTATCATCAAAAAATTCACAGAAGGCTACCAGACGGCGTACAACACGCAGCCGGACGGCTTTGCCGGATACGGCTACGACGGCTTGAACCTGCTCGTGGAAGGCTTGAAGCAGGCAGGCGGCGATGCTTCCAAGCTGGGTGAAGTTCTGGAAAAAGTGAAGTACGTAGGCGTTACCGGGGAATTTACGTTCTCGGCAGAAGATCACAACGGCCTGACGGAAGATAGCATGATTATGGTCGAAGTGAAGGATGGCAAATTCCAGATTGTAAAGTAGCAAAATCGATGAGGCAGTAGGAGACGATGGCTGTTCTTTCCGCAGACTTGACGATGGCGGGGAGAATAGCCGTTTTCGTCCCCGCGCCAGGAGGGAAGAAACATGTCGCAGCTTTTAAACAGCTTGCTTACGGTCGCGCCCATTTTGCAAAAAGCGTTTTTGTTCGATTGCATGGTCGGGGTCACCGACCGGGAAAAATTTCTCGCCTACTATCCGGCCCAAGGGCTGAATCTCGGGATCAAAACAGGGGACCCGCTGCGTCCGGGCAGCATCAATGCGATGGCGATTGCAGAAAACAAGCGGGTCGTGAAGAAGATCTCCAAGGAAATTTACGGCATTCCGTACATAGCAGTCGGCTATCCCATCGTCGAAAAGGGACAAGTGGTGGGCTGCCTGGCAACTGGCGTAACGACTGACCAGGAAGACCGTTTGCGCAACCTGGCGGAAAATTTGACGAGCGCGCTGGAAAACATCGCCCTGCATACCGAGAGCCTGGCGAAAGACGCGGAAAATCTGGCGCAGGCCAGCCACACGCTGAGCGACGCAGCGAGCCAGATGGAAGTGAAGATCGCGGAGACGACGCAAATCAACGAGCTGATTCGCAACATTTCCACCCGTTCGAACGTGCTTGGCTTGAATGCCGTGCTGGAAGCAGCGCGTGCCGGAGCGGCCGGGCGGGGCTTTTCCGTCGTCGCAGAGGAGATTCGCCAGCTCTCGCAAACGACTTCGACGTCGGCGAAGGATATTTTTCGCATTTTGGCTGAGATGAACGAACTCGTCGCCACAGTGTCCGGGGAGATGGAAAAGACGCTGAACCACAGCCTGCAGCAGTCTACGCGCATACAGGAGCTGGATGCGGTCATGCAGGAGCTGCGGCATATGGCAGAGCAGTTGAAGAAGGCGGCTGCCCTGTCCGGACGGCTGGAATGAGCTGGTTCACGACGGAAGCGTATTGCAAAAAAGTATGACGTTATGTTATTATAACGTTATAAAAACGTATTATAAAATTATCATAATGGACAACGGGTAAAAGGAGGTTTTCTCCATGCAAACACAGATGGAACGTTCTGATTTGACGGAAAACGAAAAAATGGAAGCGTTTTTAGCGAGAATCGATCGTGGAGAAAAGATCGAAGCGGATGACTGGATGCCAGACGATTATCGGAACCAGTTGATTAAGCTGATTTCGATGCACGGCATTAGCGAGATCATGGGCGCTTTGCCGGAAAAGGAATGGGTTCCCAAGGCACCGACACTGCGCCGCAAGCTGGCGATCATGGCGAAGGTACAGGATGAGATGGGACACGGACAGCTTTTGCTGCGCGTAGCGGAAGATTTGCTGGCGCCGCTCGGCAAGACGCGCGAAGACTTGATGCAAGATTTGTTCGCGAAAAGACTGAAATTTCACAATGTGTTCCACATGGAAGCGCCGACCTGGGCAGATGCCGGGGTGATCGGCTGGCTGGTTGACGGAGCCGCGATCATCACTCAGTCCATGTCGCTCGATACATCGTATGCGCCGTATGCGCGGGCTTTGCACCGCATCTGTGCGGAGGAAAAATTCCATGCGCAGCATGGCGAGAGCATCGTGCTGGAGCTGGCAGAAGGCACGGAGGAACAGCGCCAGATGCTGCAAGAGGCGATTACCCGCTGGTGGCCGTCGCTGTTGATGTTCTTCGGACCGCCTGAGAACGGCACGATCACGAGCAACCAATCGACCAACATGCGCTACAAGATTCGCACGCAGACCAACGAAGAGCTGCGTCAGGTCTTTTTGAAAAAGTATTTGCCGCGCATTTTCCACCTGGGCTTCACGGTTCCGGACGATACGATCCACTTCGACGAAGAAAAAGATGAGTGGGTGTATCAGCAGCCTGACTGGGAAGCGTTCAAGCAGATCGTCAAAGGCAACGGCCCTCGCTCTGCTCATCGTCTGAACCTTCGGGAAACATCGTATGAAGAAACAAAATGGGTGCGCGATGCGATTATGTCGTACGGCCGCCACGTAGGGTAGGTGAATGAATATGAACAACGAAACAGAAGCCAAAAACAACTTTTTCATATACGAGGTATTCAGCCAAAAAAGCGTAAACTCTTCGTTTGTCCATCAGTTCAGCCTTCTGGCTCCGAACAAGGAAGTGGCTTTGGCGATGGCGCGCGAGAACTTCTTGCGCCGCGAGACTTGTTTTAATCTCTGGGTCGTCAAGCGCGACGATATTTACGGCTTGTCGCCGGAGGAGCGCCCGTTTTTGGAGCGGATCGACAACAAGAGCTACCGGGAGACGAGAGGCTACGGGGACTTGCAGGCGAGATGGCGCCATCACCGGGAGAAGTACGAAGAAAAACAGAAGCATGCGGAAAGCGGCAGCTAAGCAGGAGGGAAACAATCATGGGCGACTTTTCACGAGTAGAGACAGTAGAAGCGGCAAAGCAGAATCCAGAATACGCGCAAGCCTTGACTGATCTGTTGTTCCAACTGGCTGACGACGATTTTATTCTCGCGTACCGGGGCTCGGAATGGCTCGGGCTTGCCCCGCATATCGAAGAGGACGTCGCGTTTTCTTCCATGTCGCAGGACATGATGGGCCATGCCGTGATGTTTTATGAAATGCTGGAGCAGCTTGGCGTGGGCAAGGCAGACGATCTCGCGCAGCTTCGCGAAGCGGATGCGTTCCGCAACGCGATTCTGGTCGAACGCAAAAACGGGGAAGGCGACTACAACAGCGATCCACACTACGACTGGGCGTATGCGATTGTCCGCAGCTACGTGTACGGCTTGCACAAGCAAGTGCGCCTCGAGGCGTTGCTGCAATCGTCCTATGTGCCGCTCACGCTGGTCAGCCGCAAAATGCTGACCGAGCATCGCTACCATCTGATGCACTGGCAAGTGTGGCTGAAGCAGCTTGCGAACAGCACGCCGGAAGCGCGGCAACGGCTGGAAGCGGCGATTGCAAAAGTATGGCAGGATGCTGGAGAGCTTAGCCAGCTCGGTCCGAACGCGGACAGCATCGTCCGCTGTGGCCTGATTGCCGCTGAGAGCGAGCTGAAGCAGAAGTGGCTGACGCTTACGCAAGATATTTTCGAAAAAGCGGGACTTGTCTGGCCGGGAGAGCCGGGAGTGCCGGCGGAGCGCGGCCGTCATGGACAGCATACGGCTGAGCTGGCGCAAGCTTTGGCTACCTTGTCGGAAGTGTATCGCATCGATCCGGCCGCGAGCTGGTAAAAAGGGGTGATCTGCATGGCGCAGGAAGGAATGCACGTACACGATGGACTGGAAGCGACATGCTGGGAACTGCTGCAGCAAGTGACTGATCCGGAGATTCCGGTCATAAGCATGGTAGAGATGGGGATGATCCACCAGGTGCGGGTAGAGGACGATGTCGCGCATGTCGACGTGCTCCCTACCTTCGTCGGCTGTCCCGCGCTTGAGATCATGAAAAAGAACATCGCAGAAAAACTGGTGGAGGCGGAAGGCATCAGCAAAGTAGAAGTTCAGTTTGTCTACGACCCTGCCTGGACGTCCGATCGCATCGCGCCAGAGGCGAGAGGCAAGCTGAAAAGCTTTGGCATCGCACCGCCGCCAATCGATTTCAAACCGGGAGATGTCTGGGAGGTAACCTGTCCTTACTGCGACTCCCCATATACACAGATTGACAACCTGTTTGGCCCTGCCGCATGCCGCAGCATTTTGTACTGCCGGCATTGCAAAAATCCGTTTGAGGCCCTAAAGCCAATCTATTGAAGAGAGATTGAGAGGAGCGATAGTCATGGGAGAGTACAAGCAAATGTATATCAATGGGGAATGGGTTTCCGCCGAGGGCGGCGAATCGATTCAGATCGTCAATCCGGCTACTGGCGAAGTCGTGGGAAGCGCCGCTTTTGGGGATGATCGCGATGCCAAAAAAGCGATTGATGCCGCACATGAGGCGTTTGGAAGCTGGTCTCGCCTGACTGCTCGCGAGCGCTCCAAATATTTGTACACCTTGTCCGAACTGGTCAAAAAAAGCCGCGATGAGCTGGCTGGCATCATCTCAGCCGAAATGGGCAAGCCGCTCGGCGAGGCAAAAGGCGAAGTGCTGGGCGCGGCCGACAACTTCGTCTGGTACGCGGAAGAAGCGAAGCGCGTCTACGGCGAGACGATTCCTTCGTCTGTGCCGAACAAGCGGATCATGGTGCTCCGCCAGCCTGTAGGCGTGGTCGGGGCGATCACCCCATGGAACTTCCCGGTGAACATGGTCGCTCGCAAAATCGCTCCTGCTCTGGCGGCAGGCTGCACAGTGGTGTTGAAGCCTGCGGAGTCTACTCCTCTGTCTGCGATTCGCCTGTTTGAGCTGATCGAGCAGGCTGGCTTCCCGAAAGGCGTCGTCAACCTCGTCATCGGCAAGCCGGAATCGATCGGCCAGGAGTTTATCGAAAATCCGAAACTGAGCAAAATCGGCTTTACAGGCTCTACTCGCGTCGGCAAGCTGCTGATGGAGGGCGCAGCGAAGCAGGTGAAGCGCGTCAGCATGGAGCTGGGCGGACATGCGCCGTTCATCGTATTCCCGGACGCGGATCTGGACGCGGCGGTCAAAGGGCTGTTTGAGAGCAAGTTCCGCAACTCCGGGCAAATGTGCATTTGTACAAACCGCCTGTACGTCCACGAAGATGTGGCAGACGCGTTTACCGAAAAGCTGGTCGAGCGCCTGAAACGGGCAAAAGTAGGGGACGGACGCCTGAAGGAGACAGAAATCGGTCCGCTGGTGAACGAGCGCGCGCTGAACAAAGTGCTGGAGCACATTGAGGACGCCAAGGAAAAAGGCGGTCAGGTCGTGTACGGCGGCAGCCGACTGACCGAAGGCGAATACGCGAACGGCTTCTATTGCGAGCCGACGGTCATCACGGGTGTGACAGAAGCGATGAAGATCGTCAGCGAAGAAACGTTTGGCCCTGTCGTTCCGCTCGTTCGCTTCACAGACGAAGCAGACGTGGTGCGACAAGCAAACGACACGCGCTACGGCCTTGCTGCCTACGTGTACACGCGCGACAACCAGCGCTGCTTCCGCATGGCCGAGCAGTTGGAGTACGGCATTGTCGGCATCAATGACGGCTCGCCGACCCAGACGCAAGCTCCGTTCGGCGGATTCAAGGAAAGCGGTATCGGACGCGAAGGCGGACGCTACGGCATGGATGAGTATTTGGAGACGAAATTCGTTTCCTTCGGAGTGTAAGCCAAGCGAGTTTTTTTACGAGACCAGAGGAATCTGGTCTCTTTTTTTACAGATAAGAATTTATAAGATTCTTATCCGGCATAAGTGTATTTGTCAACACTTTGTTCATTTTTCTTATCAAAGAAGAAGAGAATCAGCGGTATAATGGAGATTGTATAGAGGGCACCCTTATTAGGTAGATTAGAATTTAAAAAATTCCAATCGACATAGCGCGCAGCTCGGCCAGATTGTAAAACGAAGCGGGCAGCAAGACTTGCGCCCGGTTGGGAGCGCTGGCCCTGCAACGACTGACGTGGCGAAGCCCCAGGCTTTACTATTAGGAAGGGAGGATTTGAATGGGTCAGCATCAACACGAGCTGTCAGCGATGAACGCGACGGCATCCTTTTCAGATTTGTGGAGTCCCGATGTGATGCTTTTCACTCTGCTAATCGCTACGGTATATTTCCTGGTGACAGGTCCCATGCATAAACGTTTTGAAAATGCCACGATGGCAACCACGAGGCAAAAGCTGCTGTTTGTTTTTGCCCTGTTGCTGTTTTACGCAGCACAAGGGAGCCCGATCAGCTATTACGGCCATCATTACTTGTTCAGCTTGCACATGCTGCAGCAATCGATCTTATACTTTGCCCTGCCTCCCATCGTGCTTTTGGCGATGCCTGAGTGGCTTCTGGAAAAAATCTTTCAGCCACGGCCGCTCAACGCGATGCTGCGAGCTTTTACACATCCGTTAGTGGCTGCGCTTTTGTTCAATACGCTGTTTTCGTTTTACCACATCCCGTTTATTTTTGACGCGGCGGCGCTTCATCATCAATGGATGACGGTCTATCACGTTATTTTGATCCTGGCTGCCTTTGCGATGTGGTGGCCGATTGTCAGCCCGTTGTCCGACAGCAAGAGACAACTGGCCGGATTGAAAAAGCTGGCGTACATCTTCGTCAACGGCGTGCTGATTACGCCCGCCTGTGCGCTGATTATTTTCGCGTCCGATCCGCTGTATGCGACGTACATCTCGGCTCCGCAACTGTTCCCGAGCCTCAGCACTTTCAGCGACCAGCGGCTTGGCGGAATCATCATGAAGCTGGTGCAGGAGCTTGTGTACGGCTCTGTACTCGCCTATGTCTTCTACCACTGGTATAAGCAGGAGAAGCAGGACGACCTGCCCATGGATGAACAGCCAGGCGCCCTGCTGATGAAAACGCCGGCTACGGATGAAGGCAGGGTATAGAATTATAGATAGATTATTCGAATGAGGTGTAGAAATGTCCATCTTGCTGCCTACGATAAGCACATCGTTTATCGTCATCAGCGGTATTCTTGTCGCTTGTGGCTGGTATGCGGTCGCGAAGAAACAAATTGACAAACACATGAAGATCATGAAATGGGCTGCCATCTGTGCAACGATCTTCTTTATCACGTATGTATCCAGAACGGCTTTTGTCGGAAACACGCATTTCGGTGGGCCTGACAGCTTGAAGCCAATCTACCAGACGTTCCTGATCTTTCATATCGTACTGGCTACGGTAGGGGGAGTAATGGGGCTGGTGACGCTCAGACACGCCTACAAAAACAACATTGCCGCCCACAGAAAAATCGGGCCGTGGACGTCGATCGTCTGGTTTGTCACCGCCATTACCGGAGCTACGGTGTACACCTTGCTCTACATCATTTATCCGGGCGG
It includes:
- a CDS encoding ABC transporter substrate-binding protein, producing the protein MKKRTFGKWLYPVAIASLVMLSACGGGGQQAQQSGGGQTAATESKEPIKVGAIFSLTGPNSPLGVPEKQAVELLVKEINGAGGVDGRPVEVVFEDDKSDNTEAVKAIKKLVSKEKVVAVLGSSGSGPSLGMAEFAAAEKLPLISMAAADQITNPVRAGIFKTPHTDVHGTKRIFKYLKEKGITKIATLNDSNPYGSGWTTQLQKYAPEYGITIVAEEKYGTKDPSMSSQLTKIKGTDAQALIVAGTNPGPATIVKEAKQLNLGIPIISSHGSANSKFLELVGDAGEGVLMVAGKLLVPDQVDANDPQAAIIKKFTEGYQTAYNTQPDGFAGYGYDGLNLLVEGLKQAGGDASKLGEVLEKVKYVGVTGEFTFSAEDHNGLTEDSMIMVEVKDGKFQIVK
- a CDS encoding methyl-accepting chemotaxis protein — translated: MSQLLNSLLTVAPILQKAFLFDCMVGVTDREKFLAYYPAQGLNLGIKTGDPLRPGSINAMAIAENKRVVKKISKEIYGIPYIAVGYPIVEKGQVVGCLATGVTTDQEDRLRNLAENLTSALENIALHTESLAKDAENLAQASHTLSDAASQMEVKIAETTQINELIRNISTRSNVLGLNAVLEAARAGAAGRGFSVVAEEIRQLSQTTSTSAKDIFRILAEMNELVATVSGEMEKTLNHSLQQSTRIQELDAVMQELRHMAEQLKKAAALSGRLE
- the paaA gene encoding 1,2-phenylacetyl-CoA epoxidase subunit PaaA translates to MQTQMERSDLTENEKMEAFLARIDRGEKIEADDWMPDDYRNQLIKLISMHGISEIMGALPEKEWVPKAPTLRRKLAIMAKVQDEMGHGQLLLRVAEDLLAPLGKTREDLMQDLFAKRLKFHNVFHMEAPTWADAGVIGWLVDGAAIITQSMSLDTSYAPYARALHRICAEEKFHAQHGESIVLELAEGTEEQRQMLQEAITRWWPSLLMFFGPPENGTITSNQSTNMRYKIRTQTNEELRQVFLKKYLPRIFHLGFTVPDDTIHFDEEKDEWVYQQPDWEAFKQIVKGNGPRSAHRLNLRETSYEETKWVRDAIMSYGRHVG
- the paaB gene encoding 1,2-phenylacetyl-CoA epoxidase subunit PaaB, with product MNNETEAKNNFFIYEVFSQKSVNSSFVHQFSLLAPNKEVALAMARENFLRRETCFNLWVVKRDDIYGLSPEERPFLERIDNKSYRETRGYGDLQARWRHHREKYEEKQKHAESGS
- the paaC gene encoding 1,2-phenylacetyl-CoA epoxidase subunit PaaC, producing MGDFSRVETVEAAKQNPEYAQALTDLLFQLADDDFILAYRGSEWLGLAPHIEEDVAFSSMSQDMMGHAVMFYEMLEQLGVGKADDLAQLREADAFRNAILVERKNGEGDYNSDPHYDWAYAIVRSYVYGLHKQVRLEALLQSSYVPLTLVSRKMLTEHRYHLMHWQVWLKQLANSTPEARQRLEAAIAKVWQDAGELSQLGPNADSIVRCGLIAAESELKQKWLTLTQDIFEKAGLVWPGEPGVPAERGRHGQHTAELAQALATLSEVYRIDPAASW
- the paaD gene encoding 1,2-phenylacetyl-CoA epoxidase subunit PaaD, whose translation is MAQEGMHVHDGLEATCWELLQQVTDPEIPVISMVEMGMIHQVRVEDDVAHVDVLPTFVGCPALEIMKKNIAEKLVEAEGISKVEVQFVYDPAWTSDRIAPEARGKLKSFGIAPPPIDFKPGDVWEVTCPYCDSPYTQIDNLFGPAACRSILYCRHCKNPFEALKPIY
- a CDS encoding NAD-dependent succinate-semialdehyde dehydrogenase — its product is MGEYKQMYINGEWVSAEGGESIQIVNPATGEVVGSAAFGDDRDAKKAIDAAHEAFGSWSRLTARERSKYLYTLSELVKKSRDELAGIISAEMGKPLGEAKGEVLGAADNFVWYAEEAKRVYGETIPSSVPNKRIMVLRQPVGVVGAITPWNFPVNMVARKIAPALAAGCTVVLKPAESTPLSAIRLFELIEQAGFPKGVVNLVIGKPESIGQEFIENPKLSKIGFTGSTRVGKLLMEGAAKQVKRVSMELGGHAPFIVFPDADLDAAVKGLFESKFRNSGQMCICTNRLYVHEDVADAFTEKLVERLKRAKVGDGRLKETEIGPLVNERALNKVLEHIEDAKEKGGQVVYGGSRLTEGEYANGFYCEPTVITGVTEAMKIVSEETFGPVVPLVRFTDEADVVRQANDTRYGLAAYVYTRDNQRCFRMAEQLEYGIVGINDGSPTQTQAPFGGFKESGIGREGGRYGMDEYLETKFVSFGV
- a CDS encoding cytochrome c oxidase assembly protein gives rise to the protein MGQHQHELSAMNATASFSDLWSPDVMLFTLLIATVYFLVTGPMHKRFENATMATTRQKLLFVFALLLFYAAQGSPISYYGHHYLFSLHMLQQSILYFALPPIVLLAMPEWLLEKIFQPRPLNAMLRAFTHPLVAALLFNTLFSFYHIPFIFDAAALHHQWMTVYHVILILAAFAMWWPIVSPLSDSKRQLAGLKKLAYIFVNGVLITPACALIIFASDPLYATYISAPQLFPSLSTFSDQRLGGIIMKLVQELVYGSVLAYVFYHWYKQEKQDDLPMDEQPGALLMKTPATDEGRV
- a CDS encoding DUF420 domain-containing protein; the encoded protein is MSILLPTISTSFIVISGILVACGWYAVAKKQIDKHMKIMKWAAICATIFFITYVSRTAFVGNTHFGGPDSLKPIYQTFLIFHIVLATVGGVMGLVTLRHAYKNNIAAHRKIGPWTSIVWFVTAITGATVYTLLYIIYPGGETAGVLDVIFGK